In Oceanobacillus sp. FSL K6-2867, one DNA window encodes the following:
- a CDS encoding cyclase family protein, translated as MSTVQAGTELQQAIALLKEKKWVDLTHAFGPDSPHFSAFDDAEFKTLFTHDDGFFAQRFNFPGQYGTHIDAPIHFVQDQRYLEELELKELVLPLVVIDKSKEALENNDFTLSKEDILAFEATNGEIEADTFVALRTDWSKRWSDKTAFENKDEAGNSHLPGWGIDALRFLFEERNINAVGHETFDTDSSIDVRKNGSLIGEYYVLEQDTYQIELLTNLDKVPTKGAYIFNIVAKPEKATGFPVRSFAILP; from the coding sequence TTGTCAACGGTTCAAGCAGGAACAGAATTGCAACAGGCAATTGCATTACTGAAAGAAAAGAAATGGGTAGATCTCACGCATGCGTTTGGTCCAGATTCACCACATTTTTCAGCATTTGATGATGCGGAATTCAAGACGCTTTTCACACATGATGATGGCTTTTTCGCACAACGATTTAACTTTCCTGGACAATACGGCACACACATTGATGCACCGATTCATTTTGTACAGGATCAACGTTACCTTGAAGAGCTTGAATTAAAGGAGCTTGTTTTACCACTTGTAGTAATCGATAAGTCAAAGGAAGCTTTAGAAAATAATGACTTCACCTTATCTAAAGAAGATATTCTAGCATTTGAAGCAACCAATGGAGAGATTGAAGCAGATACATTCGTAGCATTACGAACCGACTGGAGTAAACGTTGGTCAGATAAGACTGCTTTTGAAAATAAGGACGAAGCAGGCAATAGTCACTTGCCTGGATGGGGAATCGACGCACTGCGATTTTTATTTGAAGAAAGAAACATAAATGCTGTCGGTCATGAAACATTTGATACAGATTCCTCCATCGATGTCCGAAAAAATGGCTCACTCATTGGCGAGTATTATGTGCTGGAACAAGATACATATCAGATAGAGCTACTAACCAATTTAGATAAAGTACCAACAAAAGGAGCTTATATCTTTAATATCGTTGCCAAACCAGAAAAAGCAACTGGATTTCCAGTAAGATCTTTTGCAATATTACCTTAA